One Caretta caretta isolate rCarCar2 chromosome 8, rCarCar1.hap1, whole genome shotgun sequence DNA window includes the following coding sequences:
- the SPRY4 gene encoding protein sprouty homolog 4 isoform X1, with protein MEPRIPHNITVAPNSVMVQPLLDSRIPYGRLQHPLPILPIDQMRTTHVENDYTGNPSLATQKRPRGHQEPALTSQHLQRCEQDVTHPWISFSGRPSSISSSSSTASDQRLLDHMAPAPVAEQPSPRAVRIQPKVMNCKPMDLKGPMSQELDKHFLLCEACGKCKCKECAMPRALPSCWVCNQECLCSAQNLVNYSTCMCLVKGVFYHCTNEDDEGSCADHPCSCSHSNCCARWSFMGALSLVLPCLLCYLPATGCVKLSQRCYDQVSRPGCRCKNTNSVFCKVALDGKASRPEKPF; from the coding sequence ATGGAACCCCGGATTCCCCACAACATAACTGTGGCCCCAAACTCTGTCATGGTACAGCCGTTACTGGACAGTCGGATCCCCTATGGGAGGCTGCAGCATCCGCTCCCCATCCTGCCTATTGACCAGATGAGGACTACTCACGTGGAGAATGACTACACCGGCAATCCCAGCCTGGCCACCCAGAAGCGCCCCAGAGGCCACCAGGAACCCGCGCTGACCAGCCAGCACCTGCAGCGATGTGAGCAGGACGTCACCCACCCCTGGATCTCCTTCAGCGGGCGGCCCAGCTCcatcagtagcagcagcagcacggCTTCCGACCAGCGGCTCCTGGACCACATGGCGCCGGCCCCCGTGGCGGAGCAGCCCTCCCCGAGAGCGGTTCGGATACAGCCCAAGGTGATGAATTGCAAACCCATGGATCTGAAGGGACCCATGTCTCAGGAGCTTGACAAGCACTTTTTACTGTGTGAAGCCTGTGGGAAATGCAAGTGCAAGGAGTGTGCCATGCCGCGGGCTTTGCCTTCTTGCTGGGTGTGCAACCAGGAGTGTCTCTGCTCTGCGCAGAACTTGGTCAATTACTCCACGTGCATGTGTCTGGTGAAGGGAGTCTTCTACCACTGCACTAACGAGGATGACGAGGGCTCCTGTGCAGAccacccctgctcctgctcccattcgAACTGCTGTGCCCGCTGGTCTTTCATGGGTGCCCTCTCTCTGGTCCTGCCTTGCTTGCTGTGCTACCTGCCAGCCACCGGCTGCGTGAAACTATCCCAGAGATGCTATGACCAAGTGAGCCGGCCCGGATGTAGATGTAAAAACACAAACAGTGTCTTCTGCAAGGTGGCGCTGGATGGCAAAGCGAGCAGGCCAGAAAAGCCTTTCTGA
- the LOC142073049 gene encoding uncharacterized protein LOC142073049, with the protein MQSSSAEVTMMESQNRKRAPAWTEREVRDLIAVWGEESVLSELRSSFRNAKTFLKISQGMKDRGHNRDPKQCRVKLKELRQAYQKTREANGRSGSEPQTCRFYDELHAILGGSATTTPAVLFDSFNGDGGNTEVGFGDEEDDEEEVVDSSQQASGETGFPDSQELFLTLDLEPVPPEPTQGCLLDSAGGEGTSAACVSMITGSSPSQRLMKLRKKKKRTRDEMFSELMLSSHTDRAQTNAWRQIMSECRKAQNDREERWRAEESKWRAEESKWRAEDRAEAQRWRQRDERRQDSMLRLLQDQTSMLQCMVELQQRQLEHRLPLQPLCNQPPSSPSSIASTPRRPRTRWGGLRPTSHSPTEDCPKKRRLSFNKF; encoded by the exons atgcagagctcatcagcagaggtgaccatgatggagtcccagaatcgcaaaagagctccagcatggactgaacgggaggtacgggatctgatcgctgtttggggagaggaatccgtgctatcagaactccgttccagttttcgaaatgccaaaacctttctgaaaatctcccagggcatgaaggacagaggccataacagggacccgaagcagtgccgcgtgaaactgaaggagctgaggcaagcctaccagaaaaccagagaggcgaacggccgctctgggtcagagccccaaacatgccgcttctatgatgagctgcatgccattttagggggttcagccaccactaccccagccgtgttgtttgactccttcaatggagatggaggcaatacagaagtaggttttggggacgaagaagatgatgaggaggaggttgtagatagctcacagcaagcaagcggagaaaccggttttcccgacagccaggaactgtttctcaccctagacctggagccagtaccccccgaacccacccaaggctgcctcctggactcagcaggcggagaagggacctctg ctgcatgtgtttcaatgatcacaggatcttctccttcccagaggctaatgaagcttagaaagaaaaaaaaacgcactcgcgatgaaatgttctccgagctcatgctgtcctcccacactgacagagcacagacgaatgcgtggaggcaaataatgtcagagtgcaggaaagcacaaaatgaccgggaggagaggtggagggctgaagagagtaagtggcgggctgaagagagtaagtggcgggctgaagacagggctgaagctcaaaggtggcggcagcgtgatgagaggaggcaggattcaatgctgaggctgctgcaggaccaaaccagtatgctccagtgtatggttgagctgcagcaaaggcagctggagcacagactgccactgcagcccctctgtaaccaaccgccctcctccccaagttccatagcctccacacccagacgcccaagaacacggtggggaggcctccggccaaccagccactcccccacagaggattgcccaaaaaaaagaaggctgtcattcaataaattttaa